The Streptococcus suis DNA window TTTTTGCTGGAATGGTCTTATTAACAGTTTTAAATTGGTCAACAGTTTATAGCGGAATCTTAACGGTACTTGGGAGCATGAACTCACTTCTTATTGGTGGACTTTTTGCCTTTATATTAAATGTTCCAATGAAAAAAATAGAGGACTTGATTGAAAAAGTTTCTTTTTTAAAAAAATCCAAGCGAGCTCTTGCCATCTTGGGTGTACTCATTGCCTTCATCTTAATCGTCACAGGACTGGTTCTTATTGTTCTACCAACGCTTGTAACAACTGTATCGGAATTAGTTTCCGTTAGCAGTACAGCCGTTCCGAAATCGATCAATGCTTTTACAGCATTTTTACAGTCTTATGGCCTGCTATCTGGTCAGATTGGTGAACAAGTTACGAGTCTATTGGATCAATTGAAGAATTTGACCTTTGTATCCAGTCTCGTGACGCCGATACTTTCTGGACTCGTCTCAAATGTGACAGGGATTTTCTCGAATACAATGACGTTAGCCATGGCTTTCTTCTTTACCTTAGCCATTTTGGGTAGCAAGGAACACTTACTATCTATGACACAAAAATTATTACAAGCTATCCTACCGACAAAAGCTGTCAAGGTAGTCAATTATATTGGAGAAGTGATTATTGATACCTATGATCGATTCTTGATGAGCCAGATTGTCGAAGCGTGTATCATCGGGGTTTTGGTATTTGTAAGTTACTCTGTTTCAGGAATCCCTTATGCAAGCATGGCTGGGATCTTAGCAGGTGTATTGTCCTTTGTGCCCTATATTGGTCCATTTTCAGCATGTCTAATCAGTGCTCTCTTTGTTGCTGTTCAAAATCCATTGCTGGCTCTGTGGTCTATTGTACTCTTCCAAATTATACAATTAATTGAAGGAAATGTGATCTACCCCCGTGTTGTCGGGCAGTCTGTAGGACTTCCTACTGTATTTACTTTGGCAGCAGCATTGATAGGTGGTAATTTATTTGGTCTGTTAGGTATGGTCTTCTTCACACCGATCTTTGCAGTTATTTATCGATTGGTAAAAGAATGGGTATATAGTCGACTAAAAACAAAAAATCAGATTGTTGAAGGAAAGTGATTTATTCGCTTTCTTTTTTTTGTTACATTGTTATGATTTGACAAACAAGAAGAAAAATGTTGAAATACTAAACAGAGAATATTGCTATTCTGTAGTAAGGATTTAATAGATTAACAGGATATTAATGAAAGGAATGTGACCAGGTAGATGTGTTACATTCTTTAGGAGTTAGTCTTAGAGTGACTAGATTGGAAGTACATAATAAATGAGTTACACATATACAATTGGTATAACTGTGGAAGAGCATGATACATTTGTAAAGAATTCTCATCAGGCAAATCTCTTGCAAAGTAGTTCTTGGGCTGATGTAAAAGTTGGTTGGCAAAATGAGAGACTAGGTTTTTACAAGGATGGTAAATTGGTTGCAGTCGCCTCTGTGTTGATCCGAAAACTGCTTTCTCCAGCAAGCTTTACAGTCATTTACATACCAAGGGGTCCAGTGATGGACTATCAAGACAAAGAGCTGGTTTCTTTTGTCCTAACTTCTTTAAAGGAGTTTGGAAACCTACATCGAAGTATTTTTATTAAGTTTGATCCATTCTTGCTCCTTTCAAAACGGGATATGGATGGAAAAATAGAAGATAGTCAACAGACATTTGAGATAAAAGATTTGTTGGTTGACTTAGGCTGTAACTGGTCAGGTCGCTCTAAAATGATGGGTGATACAATTCAACCAACCCATCATGCGGTTTTATATAAGGATGTTTTTTCAGAAAATTCCTTACATAAACGGGTTCGTCAAAACATTCGCACTGCGAGAAATAAAGGACTTGAGATTAGCATTGGTCGAGAAGAATTGTTAGATGATTTTTCTGAGTTGTTGAAAAAAACTGAGAAGCGAAAAGCTATCCACTTACGTGGAAAAGAGTACTATCACCGAATTTTAACAGCATACCCAGAAGATTCTTATTTGACTGTGGCATATTTAAATGTAGTTGATCGATCTGATCACATCACGCAGCAAGTTGAAAAATTAATAGAAGAAAAAAATACATTTACTTCAAAAACACGTCAAACTAAAGTTGATAATAATTTAAAAGAATTGAATAGATTGAACACTGAATTAGATTTCTTATCTTCCTTGATGGAAACGAAGGGAAGTTTTGTTCCATTGGCAGGAACATTGACCATCAATTTTGGAACAACATCTGAAAACATTTATGCTGGGATGGATGAAGATTTTAAACGTTATCAGCCAGCTCTTCTAACTTGGGTAGAGACAGCTAAGCAAGCATTTGAACGTGGTGCAAGTTGGCAAAACTTGGGTGGAATTGAACCAAAATTGGATGGTGGATTATATCAGTTTAAGTCACAATTTAATCCTACTATTGAGGAGTATATTGGAGAATTTGATCTGATACTTTCGCCCATTCTCTATAATATTCTTCAAGCTATCCTGAAAAAAATAAAGAAGTTGAGGAACATTAAACATGACATTTTCTCAGATAAGTAAGAATGAATTTGTTCAGCACTGCAAGCTCGTAAGTGAAAAATCGTTTTTTCAATCCCTTGAAATGGGAGAACTTCTAACTAAACGAGGTTACGATGTTCGATTTGTTGGGTATCGAGATAACAGTTCTACTATCGTTATTTCAAGTCTAGTGTTCTGTAAGAAGATGTTTGGCGGTCTCTATATGGAGTTAAACTCTGGTCCAGTCGTTAGTGATAACAGTTATCTGGACAAATTTTTTCAGTCGTTAAGAGATTATGCAAAACATGAGGGTGTTTTGGAGCTGGTCGTTAAACCTTCTCAAACCTATCAAACTTTCGATAGTAATGGTCAGCCGTTAGGTTTTGAGGATACTCATTTGATTGAGATGTTGACTAAGAATGATTTTCAGTATGATGGTTTACAAACGGGTTATCCAAATGGAGAGCCAGTTTGGCATTATGTGAAGGATTTGGAGGGGATTACTGAAGATACCTTAGTATCCTCCTTTAGTAAAAAAGGGAAAGTTCTTAGTAAGAAGGCTAATAGCTTTGGACTGAATATTACTAGATTAACAAAGGATGAACTACCACGATTTAAAGCTATAACAGAAGCTACTTCAAACAGAAGAGATTATACAGATAAACCGTTAGAATATTATCAAGATCTATTTGATACATTTAGTGATGGAGCAGATTTCTTGATTGCAAGTTTGAATCTGACTACCTATCTAGATTTATTACATTCTCAAGAAGATAAATTGAAAAAAATAGCAGAGAATTTAGTGCAAGATTTGAGTATAAATCCGAAATCTAGAAAAAAAGGGAATGAACTACGCGAAATCGAAAGTCAAATAGAGAGTTTTGAGCAACGAAAACAAAATGCTGAACAATGGATCAATAAATATGGAACATCTGATATAGATATTGCTGCTAGTTTGTTTATATATACTAAACAAGAATTGGTGTATTTATTTAGTGGTTCACTTGAGGAGTTCAGTAGTTTCTATGCTCCAATCATTTTACAAGAATTCGCAATGAAGAAGGCAATAAAAAAATCTATCAAGTTTTATAATTTCTTAGGGATTACGGGCTTATTCGATGGCTCGGATGGTGTTCTTCGCTTTAAGCAAAATTTTAATGGGTATATTTTGCGAAAACCAGGAACGTTTCATTACTTCCCACATCCTGTTCGCTACAAAATAATACAAGTAATCAAAAAAATAGTATTTACATTGACAGGAAAGTGATTTATTCGCTTTCTTTTGTTTTTGTGCAAATTATGCTATACTGAGATGATAAAGTTTTCGTAGGAGAGTGAGTATGCGTTGTCCAAAATGTCATAGTTTAAAATCAAGTGTAATAGACAGCCGTCAAGCAGAAGATGGCAACACAATTCGTCGTCGTCGCTCGTGTGACCAATGTGGTCAACGTTTTACCACATATGAACGGATTGAGGAAAAAACATTAGTTGTTGTTAAAAAAGATGGTACCAGAGAACAATTTTCTCGCGAAAAAATCTTTAATGGAATTATTCGTTCTGCCCAAAAGCGTCCTGTATCAACCAGTGATATAGACGAAGTGGTTAACCGCGTAGAACAAAAGGTCCGATCAATTAGTGATGCTGAAATTGAAAGTGACGTAATTGGTAATTTTGTGATGGAAGAATTGGTTGAATTAGATGAAATTACCTATGTACGTTTTGCTTCAGTCTATCGTTCGTTCAAGGATGTTGGTGAATTAGAAAATCTGCTCAAACAAATGATTTCGAAAGGGAGCAAGGTAAAAACGGGAATAATAGATGAAGCCAAATGATTTATTTACCTATATAAAAACAAATGCCTTCATTCCAGATGTTGTCAGTTTGAGTCAATGTTACCAACCCATCATTGGGTTTGATGCTTTAGCGCTTTATTATTACTTTTATAGTTTTTCCGACCAGGGGCAAGGACGTTTTAAATGGACTTCGATTCTCAACCATATGGATTTTGGTATGAATCGATTGGAAAAGGCCTTAGATGTCTTGACAGCTATGGAACTTTTGCAACTCTATCGTGCGGATGAGTTGACTGGAATAGCTGTAAAAGCTCCTTTAACTGTAAAAAACTTTTTAGCCAAGCCCTTGTATAAGAATTTGTTGGCTAAAAAGATTGGTGAAGCTAGTGTGGATAGCTTACTTGTCCATATTCCAAAACAGGAACAAAATATTTCCAAAAATTTTTCACAAGTGTTTACAATGGATGGACAGGTTCCTCTTGTTTTTGAATCCAATCGGGATTTTGATTGGTCAGCATTTAAAGCTCTGATGGCTAAAGATAAACTGTATTTTCAAGATGAAACTGAGGATATTATCGCACTAAGTTACATAGCAGAGCAGGCAGGTTGGACCTGGTTGGAAACCTATCGTCAGGCTAAAATAACAGCTATTGGACATACAATCTCAACTAAACGATTGCAGCAGTCACGTCAGTCATTGCCAAAAGAAAAAAACGACCTCACTGGCCAGGAAAGAGCTATTGTTCGGGAGGCGAAATCGAAATCCAGTCTTGTATTTCTATCTATTTTAAAGGATCAGCGTAAGGCAACTATAACCATGGCTGAGCGGAAATGCTTAACGGATTTGGTAAACATAGGGTTGCTTGATGAGGTGATTAATATCTTGGTTCTCTATACTTTCAATAAGATTGACTCTGCCAATCTCAATGAAAAGTATGCAATGAAGCTTGGAAATGATTTTTCTTACAAGGGAATTGGCAGTGCAGAGGCAGCTGTTCTTTACCTAAGAGAGTTGAAGACAGGTCAAGCTGTCACCAAGCCGAGCCAGCCAAAGAAAAGCAATGTGCCTGACTGGAGTAAGGAAGAGGTTCAACAAGAACATACACAAGAAGGACAAGCCAAGTTGGCTGCTCTTTATCGTGAGTTAGAAGAAATGGAAAATAAAGGAGGTAGCTGATGAAATCAGTTCAAGATAAGTTGTCGCAGGCAACTAACCCTAGCCCAAAATCTTATCAGCAACTCTATCAAGAGATAGTGAGTGATACTGAAGTTGCTGCCTTTATTAAGAAAGAAGGGTTGACTCAAAAGGAGATTACCCTGTCCATTTCCAAATTTTTGGAATATATCAGCCAGCGTGATTTGTTTGTAAAACAAGATGAGGCCTATATCGCCAAAGGTTACCAACCTGTTTTGGTGATGAATGAAGGCTATGCGGATGTTTCCTATCTCGAAACAGAAGAATTGGTCGAATACCGCCGTTTGGAAGCTATCAAGAACCGAATTCAGCTTATAAATATGCCGGCAAGTTTGAAAAATGTCACTGTGGCAGATATTGATAAGAATGATGAAAATCGTGTGGAAGTCATGCTAGCCATAACGGATTTTGTCAAACGCTTTGAAGAAAAACCAAAAGGTCTTTATATCTATGGTAACTTCGGTATTGGTAAAAGCTATTTGATGGCCTATTTAGCTAATTTGTTATCCAAAACCCATCTTCAATCAACCACCATGCTCCATTATCCAACCTTTGTTGTCGATATAAAAAATGCCATCAAAGATGGTTCTGTCAAGGAGCGAATTGACGAAATCAAGTTGGCACAAGTCTTGGTATTAGACGATATCGGAGCGGAGCAACATAGCCCGTGGGTGCGTGATGATGTTTTACAGGTCATT harbors:
- a CDS encoding aminoacyltransferase; this translates as MSYTYTIGITVEEHDTFVKNSHQANLLQSSSWADVKVGWQNERLGFYKDGKLVAVASVLIRKLLSPASFTVIYIPRGPVMDYQDKELVSFVLTSLKEFGNLHRSIFIKFDPFLLLSKRDMDGKIEDSQQTFEIKDLLVDLGCNWSGRSKMMGDTIQPTHHAVLYKDVFSENSLHKRVRQNIRTARNKGLEISIGREELLDDFSELLKKTEKRKAIHLRGKEYYHRILTAYPEDSYLTVAYLNVVDRSDHITQQVEKLIEEKNTFTSKTRQTKVDNNLKELNRLNTELDFLSSLMETKGSFVPLAGTLTINFGTTSENIYAGMDEDFKRYQPALLTWVETAKQAFERGASWQNLGGIEPKLDGGLYQFKSQFNPTIEEYIGEFDLILSPILYNILQAILKKIKKLRNIKHDIFSDK
- a CDS encoding replication initiation/membrane attachment protein, whose translation is MKPNDLFTYIKTNAFIPDVVSLSQCYQPIIGFDALALYYYFYSFSDQGQGRFKWTSILNHMDFGMNRLEKALDVLTAMELLQLYRADELTGIAVKAPLTVKNFLAKPLYKNLLAKKIGEASVDSLLVHIPKQEQNISKNFSQVFTMDGQVPLVFESNRDFDWSAFKALMAKDKLYFQDETEDIIALSYIAEQAGWTWLETYRQAKITAIGHTISTKRLQQSRQSLPKEKNDLTGQERAIVREAKSKSSLVFLSILKDQRKATITMAERKCLTDLVNIGLLDEVINILVLYTFNKIDSANLNEKYAMKLGNDFSYKGIGSAEAAVLYLRELKTGQAVTKPSQPKKSNVPDWSKEEVQQEHTQEGQAKLAALYRELEEMENKGGS
- a CDS encoding aminoacyltransferase; the encoded protein is MTFSQISKNEFVQHCKLVSEKSFFQSLEMGELLTKRGYDVRFVGYRDNSSTIVISSLVFCKKMFGGLYMELNSGPVVSDNSYLDKFFQSLRDYAKHEGVLELVVKPSQTYQTFDSNGQPLGFEDTHLIEMLTKNDFQYDGLQTGYPNGEPVWHYVKDLEGITEDTLVSSFSKKGKVLSKKANSFGLNITRLTKDELPRFKAITEATSNRRDYTDKPLEYYQDLFDTFSDGADFLIASLNLTTYLDLLHSQEDKLKKIAENLVQDLSINPKSRKKGNELREIESQIESFEQRKQNAEQWINKYGTSDIDIAASLFIYTKQELVYLFSGSLEEFSSFYAPIILQEFAMKKAIKKSIKFYNFLGITGLFDGSDGVLRFKQNFNGYILRKPGTFHYFPHPVRYKIIQVIKKIVFTLTGK
- the nrdR gene encoding transcriptional repressor NrdR, with product MRCPKCHSLKSSVIDSRQAEDGNTIRRRRSCDQCGQRFTTYERIEEKTLVVVKKDGTREQFSREKIFNGIIRSAQKRPVSTSDIDEVVNRVEQKVRSISDAEIESDVIGNFVMEELVELDEITYVRFASVYRSFKDVGELENLLKQMISKGSKVKTGIIDEAK
- the dnaI gene encoding primosomal protein DnaI, giving the protein MKSVQDKLSQATNPSPKSYQQLYQEIVSDTEVAAFIKKEGLTQKEITLSISKFLEYISQRDLFVKQDEAYIAKGYQPVLVMNEGYADVSYLETEELVEYRRLEAIKNRIQLINMPASLKNVTVADIDKNDENRVEVMLAITDFVKRFEEKPKGLYIYGNFGIGKSYLMAYLANLLSKTHLQSTTMLHYPTFVVDIKNAIKDGSVKERIDEIKLAQVLVLDDIGAEQHSPWVRDDVLQVILQYRMQENLPTFFTSNFSFDDLERHFASGKSGDETWQAKRVMERIRYLARDLHLKGNNRR
- a CDS encoding AI-2E family transporter; this translates as MNLKLKEQLILLIFAGMVLLTVLNWSTVYSGILTVLGSMNSLLIGGLFAFILNVPMKKIEDLIEKVSFLKKSKRALAILGVLIAFILIVTGLVLIVLPTLVTTVSELVSVSSTAVPKSINAFTAFLQSYGLLSGQIGEQVTSLLDQLKNLTFVSSLVTPILSGLVSNVTGIFSNTMTLAMAFFFTLAILGSKEHLLSMTQKLLQAILPTKAVKVVNYIGEVIIDTYDRFLMSQIVEACIIGVLVFVSYSVSGIPYASMAGILAGVLSFVPYIGPFSACLISALFVAVQNPLLALWSIVLFQIIQLIEGNVIYPRVVGQSVGLPTVFTLAAALIGGNLFGLLGMVFFTPIFAVIYRLVKEWVYSRLKTKNQIVEGK